One window of the Phormidium ambiguum IAM M-71 genome contains the following:
- a CDS encoding Ycf34 family protein: MCICVNCHYVDRCITYHAVETQHEVPHLNEDPDFEPIEPSINVNIRPQQDYVEMEWDVVGCVSFKQEMGKWAKLRPGELVPT; encoded by the coding sequence ATGTGTATTTGCGTTAACTGCCATTATGTCGATCGCTGCATCACCTACCACGCCGTAGAAACGCAGCATGAAGTACCACACCTTAACGAAGATCCTGACTTTGAACCAATTGAACCCAGCATTAATGTTAACATTCGTCCGCAACAAGATTATGTGGAAATGGAATGGGATGTTGTTGGCTGCGTTAGCTTTAAACAAGAAATGGGAAAATGGGCAAAATTACGTCCTGGTGAATTAGTACCGACATAA
- a CDS encoding CCA tRNA nucleotidyltransferase codes for MNHRDTENAEKEFSALSAENWPFDLKFLPESAYMVGGAVRDALLGRKRDYLDLDFIIPETAVKVARKIATHYKAGFVLLDPQRQIARVVFPHATADFAQQEGDSLETDLRRRDFTMNAIAYHPHTNQLIDPLQGYTDLKQSLIRMISPANLQDDPLRLLRAYRQAAQLGFTVEPKTRFVIQEIAHLLGKVAAERVRVELGYLLNSSSGIPWLTAAWEDGLINIWLSHATEKSFRQLVAVDSAATTLVKIWPQLEIELSQAIKDTIKTPWLSLAKLACLVTNDPILAEAELQKLSYSRAEIKGVTAILKLLPQLHLKQDLTTEMSLREQYFLFREAGKAFPIVAVSALATGISLEGISPLINRYLTPNDRVAHPIPLITGNDLIKALDLKPSPKLGELLTEIQIARIEGKISSLEEAIAFATHLNKQESSGTVE; via the coding sequence ATGAACCACAGAGACACAGAGAACGCAGAGAAAGAATTTTCTGCTTTGTCTGCTGAAAATTGGCCTTTTGATTTAAAATTCTTGCCGGAATCTGCTTACATGGTAGGTGGCGCGGTACGAGATGCGCTTTTGGGGAGAAAGCGCGATTATTTAGATTTGGATTTTATTATCCCGGAAACAGCGGTGAAGGTCGCTCGGAAAATTGCTACTCACTACAAAGCTGGGTTTGTTTTGTTAGATCCCCAAAGACAAATTGCTAGGGTAGTTTTTCCCCATGCTACAGCTGATTTTGCTCAGCAGGAAGGTGATTCTTTAGAAACCGATCTGCGGCGACGAGACTTTACGATGAATGCGATCGCCTATCACCCTCACACTAACCAACTAATCGATCCCCTGCAAGGTTACACTGATTTGAAGCAAAGTCTCATCCGCATGATTTCTCCTGCTAACCTACAAGATGATCCTTTGCGTTTACTCAGAGCATACCGTCAAGCTGCTCAATTAGGTTTTACTGTTGAACCAAAAACTCGTTTTGTTATTCAAGAAATCGCACATTTACTGGGTAAAGTAGCGGCAGAAAGAGTGCGAGTAGAATTAGGTTATCTCCTCAATTCTTCCAGTGGAATTCCCTGGTTAACGGCTGCTTGGGAAGATGGATTAATTAATATTTGGTTGAGTCACGCCACAGAAAAAAGTTTCCGTCAACTTGTCGCCGTTGACTCCGCCGCTACAACATTAGTCAAAATTTGGCCTCAATTAGAAATCGAACTTTCCCAAGCAATTAAAGATACTATCAAAACTCCTTGGTTAAGTCTTGCCAAACTTGCTTGTTTAGTTACGAACGATCCGATTTTAGCAGAAGCAGAATTACAAAAACTATCTTACAGTCGGGCTGAAATCAAAGGAGTTACTGCGATATTAAAACTTTTACCACAGTTGCATTTAAAACAAGACTTAACTACTGAAATGTCTTTAAGAGAGCAATATTTCCTCTTTCGAGAAGCCGGAAAAGCTTTTCCTATTGTTGCAGTTTCAGCTTTAGCTACTGGAATTTCGCTAGAAGGTATTTCACCTTTAATTAACCGTTATCTTACTCCAAACGATCGAGTTGCTCATCCCATTCCCTTAATTACTGGTAACGATTTAATCAAGGCGCTGGATCTTAAACCTAGCCCAAAACTGGGGGAATTACTCACAGAAATTCAAATTGCTCGCATAGAAGGGAAAATTTCTAGTTTAGAGGAAGCGATCGCATTTGCTACACACCTAAACAAGCAGGAAAGCAGTGGAACAGTGGAGTAA
- the cbiT gene encoding precorrin-6Y C5,15-methyltransferase subunit CbiT, translated as MPSPIWPYITPGIPDDLFDRLPGIPLSKREVRLLLISHLRLTPETILWDIGAGTGTIPVEVGLLCPQGKIIAVERDEEVATLIRRNCDRFSVPNVDIIVGSAPECLKDLSAPPNRVCIEGGRPIKEILLDVWHYLPHQGRVVVTASNLETLYSVSETFAQLQVRNIEVVQSAVNRLEKRGNNQTFAAVDPIFILSGEKLE; from the coding sequence ATGCCTTCCCCAATTTGGCCTTATATTACCCCAGGAATCCCGGATGATTTGTTCGATCGCTTACCGGGCATTCCTCTAAGCAAAAGAGAAGTACGATTGCTGTTAATCTCGCATCTGCGTCTCACCCCAGAAACAATTTTGTGGGATATTGGCGCAGGCACAGGTACAATTCCGGTTGAAGTCGGGCTGCTTTGTCCGCAGGGTAAGATTATTGCCGTAGAACGAGATGAGGAAGTCGCAACTTTAATCAGACGGAATTGCGATCGCTTCAGTGTGCCCAACGTAGATATAATCGTAGGAAGCGCTCCTGAATGTCTCAAAGACTTATCAGCACCACCCAATCGAGTTTGCATTGAAGGTGGTCGCCCAATCAAAGAGATTCTGCTTGACGTTTGGCATTACTTGCCACACCAAGGCAGAGTTGTAGTGACAGCAAGCAACTTAGAAACCCTTTACAGTGTTTCTGAAACCTTTGCTCAGTTACAAGTACGGAACATAGAAGTTGTACAATCAGCTGTTAACCGTCTGGAGAAGCGAGGAAATAATCAAACATTTGCCGCTGTCGATCCGATTTTCATCCTCAGTGGCGAAAAGTTAGAGTAA
- a CDS encoding phosphatidate cytidylyltransferase yields the protein MSWPRILSGIVAIVLALGMIFLGGWYFTLCFCIIIYLGLLEYFQLVRATGIAPAAKTTLAVSLALLIIATFSSTLADAVLPVAGTFICFYLLFQPKLATIADISTSILGLFYGGYLPSYWVRLRALGQAECSNLILGGYWPENWTNIKDWPQGLTITLLAFGCIWAADIGAYFIGKFFGKTSLSHISPKKTVEGAVFGVSASVAVAVAGAWYLNWHFWPIAGVALGLLIGIASLLGDLTESMMKRDAGVKDSGQLIPGHGGILDRADSYVFTAPLVYYFVTLLLPLLPK from the coding sequence ATGTCTTGGCCTAGAATACTTAGCGGAATTGTTGCGATCGTCCTAGCTTTAGGAATGATTTTCCTGGGAGGTTGGTATTTCACCCTTTGCTTCTGCATCATCATTTATTTAGGTTTATTAGAATACTTTCAACTAGTACGCGCTACAGGAATTGCTCCCGCAGCTAAAACCACACTCGCAGTTAGTTTAGCACTATTAATAATTGCTACATTTTCTTCTACACTGGCTGATGCAGTATTACCAGTAGCCGGAACTTTTATCTGTTTTTATCTTTTATTTCAACCAAAATTAGCCACTATTGCCGATATTTCTACTTCAATATTGGGATTATTTTACGGTGGTTATTTACCTAGTTATTGGGTACGCTTACGCGCTCTAGGTCAAGCAGAATGCAGTAATTTAATATTAGGTGGTTATTGGCCAGAAAATTGGACAAACATCAAAGATTGGCCACAAGGACTTACGATTACATTACTTGCTTTTGGTTGTATTTGGGCAGCTGATATCGGTGCTTATTTTATTGGTAAATTCTTTGGCAAAACTAGCTTGTCTCACATTAGTCCGAAAAAGACTGTAGAAGGAGCAGTTTTTGGCGTTAGTGCCAGTGTAGCCGTAGCTGTAGCTGGAGCGTGGTATCTCAATTGGCATTTTTGGCCGATCGCTGGAGTCGCATTAGGTCTTTTAATTGGTATTGCCAGTCTCTTAGGAGATCTCACCGAGTCAATGATGAAACGCGATGCAGGTGTCAAAGACTCAGGACAACTTATCCCTGGACACGGCGGAATTTTAGACCGCGCTGATAGCTACGTTTTCACTGCTCCCTTAGTCTATTATTTTGTCACTTTGCTATTACCTTTATTACCGAAGTAA